The Phyllopteryx taeniolatus isolate TA_2022b chromosome 19, UOR_Ptae_1.2, whole genome shotgun sequence genome includes the window GGTCTGCTCACAAGCATGCGTTTCATAATAAGACGTTGGATTATGAAAACTTTCTCCCCGATGTTGTGTTGTCTTTAAAGGACGTTAAGGGTGCATTTCcaaatgaaaagtgaaaatgatacgtgttcaaataaagtgcttcaaaaaaaaaaatgacgaaAGAAAGTCTCCACTTTTCTCTTtagcatcttgacacaacagtgaagtctcaaaccaTTTGACATAATTTAACAAGTGAACTGTTTTCGGAGTTATGTTTGTTTAGATCGTGGACGTATTGAGCGATGCTGCAAATCCCCGTCTAcaataatgcaaaacaaaattccTCAATCCACAATTTTATTCCGGAGTGCACCAATTTGGGTTCTTGCTACGGAACGGAACGGAACGGAATAACCGCAATTTGAAGCTTCAAGGGAAGAACGCCGAGCTGATGTCATCAGTACGGGCTTTCCAGAAAAAAACAGGTCGTCTTCAGAAGCGGCCTATAGGAAGGAAGGTTGTTTAACATTGACAATCCATTTCTGGTCATTTCTCTCCGAaggtgctcaattgggtttaagtcagggctctggctgggccattcaagaacaatcatggagatgttctgaagccactcctttgttattttagctgtgtgctttgggtcattgtcttttttgaaggcaaacctttggcccagtctgagttcCTGGGCACTCACtcttcttcttgacctctctctcaccaaggctcttctcccccgatggctcatagcaaatggctgcaatatcacaaagagtgaaaaaattgaagggggtctgaatactttccgcacccactgtatgtgtatgtatatccatccatccattctccattCTGCTTCTCCTCcggcgggtcgcgggcgtgctggagcccatcccagcaatcttcgggcaggaggcggggtacaccctcaaccggtcgccagccaatcgcagggcacatacgaacaaacaaccattggcactcacattcacacctacgagcaatttagagtcttcaatcaaccaaccacgcatgtttttgggatattgcctggagaaaactcacgcgggcaaggggagaacatgcaaacgcaaaGAGCTGAGGGGCTCCTCGCACAGTATAATGCTCACATAATGAACAACTTTGGATGCACTGATTGTGTATTCCAACAATGCTGATCCATGCGTAATTGCATCACTGTTTCAATTTGCAATTGGCTCTGGGAGTCCGAGTCGTCAATGTCAGCACTACTGATGGAATCACAGCTTTGTTTGTCCCATTGTGTTTTCATCTATCAGGCAAAATGAAGTGAGAAGGACTGAAGTCCTTGTCAGTAGTAATGTCGAGCAAAGTATGGCGCAGCTCAACCCTTGATGggacaaaaaagatgggacagggtcatgtttaccactgtgttacacatcaccatttctttgaacaacattcaataaacgtttgggaactgaggacacgaattgttgaagctttatcggtggaattctttcccattcttgctcgatgtacagcttcagccgttcaacagtccggggtctccgttgtcgtattttacgcctcATAACGTGCcgcacgttttcaatgggagacgggtctggactgcaggcaggccggtctcgtacccgcactcttttactacgaagccacgctgttgtaacacgtgcagaatgtggtttggcgttgactcgctgaaataagcgggggcgtccatgaaaaagacgtcgcttggatggcagcatatgtttctgcaaaacctgcatgtacctttcggtacattaatggtgccttgttacccatgccattgacactaacacagccccataccattacagatgctggcttttgaactttgcgtccataacagtccggatggttcttttcctctttggcccgggaGACACGAcgaccacaatttccaaaaacaatttgaaatgtggactcgtcggaccacagaacacttttccactttgcatcggtccatcttagatgagctcgggcccagagaagccggtggcgtttatgggtgctgttgataaatggcttttgctttgcatagtagagttttaagtgtcacttccggatgtagcgccgaactgtatttactgacattggttttctgaagtgttcctgagcccatgtgatgatatcctttacacattgatgtcggtttttgatgcagcgccgcccGAGGgatgccgcttacatgcagtgaattctccagattctctgaaccttttgatgatattatggaccgcaaTGAAATCCTTGCAAtcgtatgttgaggaacatactttctcccgcacttgttcacaaagaggtgaacctcgccccatctttgcttgtgaacgactgagccactcagggaagcaatcatggaaCCCACCTTGTTCCCAatgaacctgttcacctgtgggatcttccaaacacgtgtttgatgagcattcctcaactttctcacctgtcccagcttttttggaacgtgttgcagccatccaattctaagttcatgattatttgctagaaacaatcatgtttatcagCCATTGAACCCAAATTCAGTGCTGTGGACTTCTCTGGACCTGGAAGCCTTCGTGACTGGAGCTACCGTTAGCTAACACGATATACTGCGTCACCCACCTCAATACAATAGCGTTAGCTAACAACAAAGTAGGCTAATCTGATCGCACAATTCACCCTTTTGATCACACATTCTCATCTGCCAATGACAGATGAGTTCCTAAATGGAGATAATATTTCCATGTACGCTGCTGTGTAAAAATGACCCGTTGTTCGATGCAAGCAGAAGCGCAGCCGGCGCATTCGCGGCAACCTATTGGAAAGTGATCAATGGGTCTGCAATTATTGTCCCAGTCCAAATATTAGCCGTTCGGCGCTGGCTTTCAAGTCTCCGAGGCCGTCCGCGTCGGCGTTTGCTCTCGGGAATCCTCTTTCTCTTAATTACAGCCGTTGGCGGCGCGCGTTTCTGAAGACGCCTCACCCAAATCGATAAGCGAGCCCGTTTGTCAGACGGTTAAGCGTCGAGCTTCCGCGTCCACGCGCCCTGCGGCCTTCTCAATCATTGTCGAACGGGACGCGCGAGGGGCGTCCGTCCGCAAGGCTGAccgccggccggccggccggcttTCATTCAACGTTCAAATCCTCGTGAGCGAATCGGTCGCCAGAATGTCCGCCGTATAGTCACTTTCTGATTCGATTTGTTTTCGGAATAGCATGATGCGTAGCGAAATATTTGCCTTTGTTGACTGTTTGTCGCCTACTGCCCCGACACGGGGCCCGTGTCAACAGTGGAGATGTGTAATCATTACAAAACGCGTATGCCGATATCATGGCAGACATATCGTCGTTATCGCGCTGAAACTTCAAAGAATTCAGCGGAGGACCAAGAGGTCACGGAACTGCCAATCGGAGGAACCGTAACAGGAATCGTCTCGGTGTTTATATCGTGGACTTTATTTGCTCGGCGAGCCCTGTCTCAAATTTCGACCCAGTAGTTTTCCTCCGTTTCCTCCGCAGCAGGCGAATTGCAGCCTGCTGCGGTGTGCTGGAGCGATGCCGATGCCGCCGTCTATGGGGTCTTTAGGGTCCAACAAGAATTAGTCACTTTCACCCACTTCCCATGTGCAGTTTGCCATTATAAAGTAGCATTATCAAGATCCAATTCAGCCAAAAATGTGTTCGGAACAGACAATTTGTCGGTCGAGTGAGTGTCGTGTGAGCACTTGAGCCAATCACAAACGCCGGCTGCCCACCTGGAGGAAGTGCCTCGCTTGTGCGCCTCGCAGTCCGACAAAGCGTCCTTTTGGGGCGGATGTGCTGCAAAAGCCCGGAAAGCAGAAGGGAGCCGATTGCGGCTGCGAGAAGGCCAGCGCGACCATGAGCGTCCCCCTTGACGCGCCGACGGCCATCCAGCAAGCCCCCCCGACTCCCTTCTACATCGAAGACATCCTCGGGAGGACCGACGACACCCCCGCCAGCTCGTCGTCGTCCATCCCGGCCATCCCCGCGCCGACCTTCCCGTCGCCGAACTCCTCCTTCACGCACTTCGTGTCCCCGTACCGGACAGCCGTCTACGAACCGACGCCGATCCACCCGCACCGCGCGGCCGCGGCCGCGGCCGCGTACGCCTGCGCCGGGGCCTTCGGGGGCCCCGCGTACCCCTTCCAGCACCCGCAGCCCCCGCGCCCGCTGGGGGACTACGCACATGCCCTGCTGAGACACCACCCTCTCGGTGAGTACCGAACAATCCGCGGAAGACGTCGGCGCTTGAAAGTCGCTCGACTTCCACGCGCTGCGCGTCACCTCGCACGTGACAATCATCACGTCCCCATTGATCAAATGAGgacttttggtttggtttggtttggtttggttttttcTCGTCTCCCCTTTCCTCGGCCGCCGCCGGCGTTGTGGTCCCGGAACCCGGACGATGTTCGTCGCGCCGCTTTCCCCCACTTGACTTCGCAGAGCGCATCCGCAACACACTATAATGTTGCATCCGGCGTCTTATTGACGTCCCTTAATCGACGCGCAAAGGTGCagatttgattcttttttttttttggtgcgtCCTAATGGCAGGTGTGCGCGTCCACGTTCGCCTCCTCGGGCTCCACGTGCGGATTAGACTTCAGCTCCGCGCATGGGCCGTCGCCAGTTGCCGTGCAAAATCTGTCGAATGTTTTCCGGCGCCGCTTCCTCGGGAGCCCGCTGCACGCCGCTGATTATTTGCTCGACATCCTCAATTCAGACGCATTCAGGAAACACTCGGCCTCCGATAGCCCGGGATCCGTTTTTCACATCTTGTCGCGCTTCCTCTGCTCGACTCGACTCCACTGATGATTGCAAATGACCGGAAAGGCCAATACGAGCGTTTCCTTCCGAGTCGCCCAGAAGGACGCGGAGATTACGCAGATCgaaaaacacctttttttttttcttttttttttatggatttcGTAAATGCGCATGGAATGATAAAACGGCAACCCCGACGCGTCGTTATCACAGGTCCCGAGTGGTCATTGTGACACTCATATCTCATATCATTTCATCAATAACGGCTAAGACgctcccaaacaaacaaacaaacaaacacaaatattccaCTTTAGCAAGCTTTGAATGCCGCCTTGGGGAAAATGTCTCCCACGCTTAAAGTCCTACTTGCAAAAAGTTAGCAGATCGTTTGAAATGGTCGGCATTTAGGGTGATCGACAgagcaaattcattcattcatatctcagaaattgCAGCTTTTAGTTCGCTGCCTGCTATTGTGTCAATGCAACATGGATGCCTCGTCGCTCCGATGCCATTCACGGAAAAGACAACTTGAGAGACGAACGAGGGTggaaatcacacacacaaagacatacAGGGGCATTTGTGTTATTTCTCGTGGAAAACCGAAATATATTGTGCAttaagaggaaaagaaaaactgaaatatatgGAGCATTAAGAgggaaaaaacagaaatataggGTGCATTAGGagggaaaaagaaatatatggagcattaagaggaaaagaaaaaaagaaatatattgagcattaagaggaaaagaaaaactgaaatatatgGAGCATTAAGAgggaaaaaacagaaatatatgGAGCattaagaagaaaagaaaaaaagaaatatatggagcattaagaggaaaagaaaaacagaaatatattgagcattaagaaaaaaagaaaaaaagaattatattGAGcattaagaggaaaaaaacagaaatatattGTGCATTAGGagggaaaaagaaatatatggagcattaagaggaaaagaaaaaaagaattatattGAGcattaagaggaaaaaaacagaaatatattGTGCATTAGGagggaaaaagaaatatatggagcattaagaagaaaagaaaagaagaaatataTTGAGCAttaagaggaaaagaaacagaaatatATTGTGCATTAAGagggaaaaagaaatatatggagcattaagaagaaaagaaaaaaagaattatattGAGcattaagaggaaaaaaacagatataTATTGTGAATTAGGagggaaaaagaaatatatggagcattaagaggaaaagaaaaacagaaatatatgGAGCattaagaggggaaaaaatggagcATCTTTAGAAAACTCCATTTGGGACGCATAACGATAAAGATATGTTGCATGAAAAATATTCCTTTCGAATCACTTGTTGTTGTTCTCAGAAACAATTTTGACGGATAACACCTGCCGACAGTGGCGAAGTCCAAAGAATTGATTTTCAAACGGAAATTGAGTGGCCCATCATCTTCGCCGTTATCGATCCACTTTCGGAAATCGTTATCTGATCGTCGTGGATTTCGTTCAACACGTTTGGCTCCTGCACAATAAGCGTGTTTGCCTGCAAGCGCTCATTGGAGGAAATTCGTTTGGAAGCGACTCAACGCTGATTTGGGTATTTGCGtcccattgcaaaaaaaaaaaaaggattgtattttagtatttctttttgatgtatttaatttttcgCCCTTTCGCCCGCAGCGGACTTTGATTGTGTAAATGAGAAGacggcgtgcgtgcgtgcgcgcgtgcttgcgtgcgtgcgcgccATCGCCCATCATCACACCGCCGCGCAGGAAACACATGCAGCGGATATTTGGCCATAGTTTGGTCGCTGTCACGACCTtcccgaaaaaaaaaagaaattgtttatTGTTTGGCCGGACGGGAAAGCGGACTTGAAAGCAGCTTCAAATGCAAATCGGTTCTGGCAGTATCGGAGTCCGAATGGCGACTTGATCCTCACAATCGGAATCCGAGCACACCGGCCGCCAATCAAAGCTTCCAAATGTTCGCTCGGAAAAATGTCAGCGCATCTTTCTTGAACCCGCCAATCCTAAAACCCAAATTGCTCCTACGTGCTGATTCAatatagtttttgttgttgttgttgttgaaacaATCACCAATAATTGAAGTCACATTTAACCGCTAGAATTGGATGAAGAAGCTTTTTTTCCAATACAATTATCGCTGTGTGTAATCGTTTTCCTATCCGTCAGGAAAGCTTTTATTTCCTTACGTTTAATTGCAACTTTCTAGCGAGGCGTCCGTTTCCCATCGAACAAATGATCTTCGCGTCGGAATGTGCCGACAATTCTAACGAAAAGGACAACTTGTGAAAGAATTATCGGGAtttccaacataaaacaaaaccaaaaacaattaaCCACAAACGCACGccgatggggaaaaaaacaaaacaaaaaaaaaagagaggagaTGTGTGAGCAAATATTTGGTATTTCTTTCCACAGCGAATATATTTCTGCCTTGTCCCAAAGGGAAACCGATGCTGTGGAGCCCCTTCATCCAGCGGCCCTTGCACAAACGGAAAGGGGGCCAGGTCCGCTTCTCCAACGACCAAACCGTCGAACTGGAGAAGAAATTCGAGACTCAGAAGTACCTCTCGCCTCCGGAGAGGAAAAGATTGGCCAAGGTGTTGCAGCTGAGCGAGCGACAGGTCAGCCGGCGCCAAACACGTGCAAACACGCGCAAACAAACGACATCTTGCAACGATCGGGCGGCTGTGGTGTTTTTCAGGTGAAAACCTGGTTCCAAAATCGACGGGCAAAGTGGCGGAGACTCAAACAG containing:
- the hhex gene encoding hematopoietically-expressed homeobox protein hhex isoform X3; translated protein: MSVPLDAPTAIQQAPPTPFYIEDILGRTDDTPASSSSSIPAIPAPTFPSPNSSFTHFVSPYRTAVYEPTPIHPHRAAAAAAAYACAGAFGGPAYPFQHPQPPRPLGDYAHALLRHHPLANIFLPCPKGKPMLWSPFIQRPLHKRKGGQVRFSNDQTVELEKKFETQKYLSPPERKRLAKVLQLSERQVKTWFQNRRAKWRRLKQEKSEDDVTGGGKGGKGDKGDKGAATSERAEPRQSEWSLSDDADPELDIEDRGDFALSRQL
- the hhex gene encoding hematopoietically-expressed homeobox protein hhex isoform X1 — its product is MSVPLDAPTAIQQAPPTPFYIEDILGRTDDTPASSSSSIPAIPAPTFPSPNSSFTHFVSPYRTAVYEPTPIHPHRAAAAAAAYACAGAFGGPAYPFQHPQPPRPLGDYAHALLRHHPLANIFLPCPKGKPMLWSPFIQRPLHKRKGGQVRFSNDQTVELEKKFETQKYLSPPERKRLAKVLQLSERQVKTWFQNRRAKWRRLKQVGCAAAAAARFDAAVPCGPHRDVPCLNASGKVGGRRDGGRQGRQGRQGRQGRRDLRASGAAAVGMEPFGRRRPGAGH
- the hhex gene encoding hematopoietically-expressed homeobox protein hhex isoform X2, whose amino-acid sequence is MSVPLDAPTAIQQAPPTPFYIEDILGRTDDTPASSSSSIPAIPAPTFPSPNSSFTHFVSPYRTAVYEPTPIHPHRAAAAAAAYACAGAFGGPAYPFQHPQPPRPLGDYAHALLRHHPLGKPMLWSPFIQRPLHKRKGGQVRFSNDQTVELEKKFETQKYLSPPERKRLAKVLQLSERQVKTWFQNRRAKWRRLKQVGCAAAAAARFDAAVPCGPHRDVPCLNASGKVGGRRDGGRQGRQGRQGRQGRRDLRASGAAAVGMEPFGRRRPGAGH
- the hhex gene encoding hematopoietically-expressed homeobox protein hhex isoform X4 → MSVPLDAPTAIQQAPPTPFYIEDILGRTDDTPASSSSSIPAIPAPTFPSPNSSFTHFVSPYRTAVYEPTPIHPHRAAAAAAAYACAGAFGGPAYPFQHPQPPRPLGDYAHALLRHHPLGKPMLWSPFIQRPLHKRKGGQVRFSNDQTVELEKKFETQKYLSPPERKRLAKVLQLSERQVKTWFQNRRAKWRRLKQEKSEDDVTGGGKGGKGDKGDKGAATSERAEPRQSEWSLSDDADPELDIEDRGDFALSRQL